The Streptomyces sp. HUAS MG91 sequence GTGGCGACGGGCGGCACCCGGGGCGGCGACAGCGAGTGGGCGCAGCGGGTCAGCGCGCACCGCGAGCGGCGGCCCGGATCGTGGCGGACCGCCGAGACCTGCGATCTCGAACCGCTGCTCGCCGACGCCTCGGACCCGGCGCCGCTGCTGATCGACTGCCTGTCGCTGTGGCTGACGTACGCCATGGACGAGGTCGGGGCCTGGGACGACGCCGAGTGGGCGGGCGGCGGGGAGAAGGCCCTGCGGGAGAGGGTGGCCGCGCTGGTGGCGGCCGTGCGGTGCACCCGGCGCACGGTGGTGGCCGTGTCGAACGAGGTGGGGTCGGGGATCGTGCCCGCCACCGCCTCCGGGCGGCGCTACCGCGACGAGCTGGGCCGGCTGAACGCCGCGTTCGCCGCCGAGTGCGAGCACGTCCTGCTGATCGTGGCCGGTCAGGCGCTCACGCTGCGCGGCTGACGCGGCGGCGCGGCGTTCAGGACGGGTCGGGATTGCGGCGGGCGACGACCCGGTACGCGTTGGAGAAGCCGGTGCGGCCGGCCAGCGGGGCGAGGAGCCGATCGGCGGCCTGGGCGGCGACGAGCGCGGGGGTGCCCGCGCAGGTGAGAGCCTGGCGCAGGCCGCGCTGGAGGTCGCTGGGGGCCTTGGTGCGCCACGGGGAGTCGGCGGCGGGCAGCCAGTGGCCCAGGAAGAGCGCGCAGGCCGCCGTCAGGTCGAGCGGCCGGTGGGGGGTGCGGCGGTCGACGGCGACGACGGTGTAGCCGAGGGCGGCCAGTTCGGTGCGCAGGTTGGCGAGCGGGATCAGGTGCAGGTGCTGCGGCTGGAAGTACGAGACCCACCACTTGCCGAGCAGGGTCGCCCAGCGGCTCTCGGGGTCCGGCAGTTCGATCATGAGGTGGCCGCCGGGGCGCAGGACGCGGCGGGCGGCCTTCAGCTCCTCGCGCGGGTCGAGGGAGTGCTCCAGGTAGTGGAACATGCTCATCGCGTCGTAGCGGCCCGCGAGCCGGGGCGCGAGTTCGGTGAGGAAGCCGCGGTGGGCCTCCTCGATCCGGCCGGCCCTGCGGCCCTCCTCGACGCCGTCGCCGATGTCGAGGCCGTCGAACGCGGTGTAGGGCAGGACCTCCTTGGCGGCGGCCGCGAAGTGGCACGGGCCGGCGCCGACGTCGAGCCAGCTCTCGGGTTCGATGTGCCGGAACATGGCGTGGGCGGCGGCCCGGTGGCGTCGGGCGGAGGGGTGGCCGCCGAGGATCTTCTCGGCGTGGCCGGCGCGCAGGCCGTCGTAGAAGTCCCGGTAGTAGAAGTTCAGGCCCTCGGGGGTCAGCCGCGGGTTCTGGAACGAGTGGCCGCAGGCCCGGCACTGGTCGACGGTGAAGGTGCCCGGCTTGTGCTGGAGGAGGTCCGTGGTGCGCAGCCGGGTGCGCAGCTTCGTGGAGCCGCACCAGGGGCAGTCGGGGCGGCGCGGCTCGTGGAAGCGTTCGGTGCCCCGGGCGAGTTCGGTGAGATAGGCGGGGCGGCGCTCGGCGACGGCCTGGGCTGTGGGGGGCATGCGACTCCTCCGGCTCCACGGGCGGGGCGACGGCCGCGATACGACAATCCGAACGGCAATCCGATACGAAAGGGAACGTAAGGGATGATCGGCGGCCGTTCAATGACGCTGAGCGTTCGATGCATCGCATGGCGTAACCGGCCGTGCGACGGGGCTCGGGACCCGCTCTGTGACAGGCGGGACACCAGGGACTCGTGCCGAGTGCGGCCGGTACTGTTCGGCGAATGAGCTCGCTGAATCTCGATGACTTCACCGACCTGATCGAGCGTCCGGACGGCGGTATGCGCCGCGACGCCGAGGAGCGCAGGGCGCGCTTCGCCGTGCCGCCCGGCGGGCTCGGCCGCCTGGACGAGCTGGGCGAATGGCTCTCGGCCGCCCAGGGCGCCGTGCCGGTGCGGCCGGTGGCGCGGCCGCGCGTGGTCCTCTTCGCGGGCGATCACGGGGTGGCCGGTCTCGGGGTGTCGAAGCGGGCCGCGGGCACCGCGGCGGAGCTGGTGCGCGAGGCCGTCGAGGGCGGCTCCCCGGGCGCGGTGCTCGCGCGGCGACTGGGCGTCGGCGTACGGATCGTCGACCTGTCGCTGGACTGCGAGCCGGACGAGCTGCCCGAGGCCGTGGAGAACCGGCGGGTGCGGCGCGGCTCCGGCCGGATCGACACCGAGGACGCGCTCACCCCGGAGGAGGCCGAGCAGGCGTTCCGCACGGGCATGGCCGTCGCCGACGAGGAGGCCGACTCCGGTACGGATCTGGTGGTGCTCGGCGATCTCAGCGTCGGCGGCACGACGGCGGCGGCCACGCTCGTCGCCGCGCTGTGCGGCACGGACGCCTCCGTCGTCACCGGGCGCGGTGGCGACCCGATCGACGACCTGGCCTGGATGCGCAAGTGCGCGGCCGTCCGCGACGCGCTGCGCCGGGCCCGCCCGGTCCTCGGCGACCAGTTGCAGCTGCTCGCCGCGGTGGGCGGCGCGGATCTCGCGGCCGCGACCGGTTTCCTGCTCCAGTGCGCGGTGCGCCGTACGCCGGTGATCCTGGACGGGGTCGTCTCCGCGGCCTGCGCGCTGGTGGGCCAGCGCGTCGCGTTCCGCGCGCCGGACTGGTGGCTGGCCGGGCAGAACAGCGGGGAGCCCGCGCAGGCCAAGGCGCTGGACCGGATGGCCATGGAGCCGATGCTCGACCAGGGCGTCAAGGTGGGCGGCGCGGCCGGCGCGCTTCTCGCTCTTCCCCTGGTCCAGGCCGCGGCGGCGCTGGCCGCCGAACTCCCCGAGGCAGAAGCGCCCCGTTAGGGGCGCGGGGAACTGCGCGAGCAACCACGACGAAAGCCGCGGACGCGTCTGCTCGGTACATGAGCGGACGCGTCCGCGGCTTTTCTACGGCTGCGCGCGCAGTTCTCCGTGCCCCTGACGGGGCTTAGGACAAATCACCCAATAAGCTCCCAGCATGGGCTCCGCACGGACAAGCACACTCACTTCACGTCGCGCCGCGAGTTTCACCGTCTGGTACCTGCGGATCGTCACGTGCATCAATCTGCTGAGCGCCGTGTGGGTCTCCTTCGGAAACGATCTGCGCCGCCACAACTCGGAGAACTACTTCACCCCCTACCTGCTCGCCGCGGGCTTCTCCTCGGCGGTCGTCGCCTGGTTCCTGGCGATCACGATGCGCCGCCGCAAGCGCGCGGCCTGGATCCTCAACCTCGTGCTGAGCGGCCTGTTCCTGCTGCTGTTCGCCCTGGTCATGGTCTTCCCCGAGGTCCGGCAGTACGCGCAGAACTGGATCTCGCTGGTCCTCAGCGCCGCGTTCGTCGTGGCGCTGGTGCTGGGCCGGCGCGAGTTCTACGCGAAGGGCGACCGGTCCAACGCGAAGCTGGCGGCGGTCGTCGCGGTCGGCGGACTGCTGGTGACCTCGCTGTTCGCGACGTTCCTGGTGACGGTCACCAATGAGGCCCACGACCCGCACCGCTCCACGTTCCTGGAGCGCTGGCGCTACGGCACGCTCCGGCTGATCTCGGTCGCCACCGACGACTCCCGCTTCCCCGGCATCACCACCCCGAACTGGGTCAACGTCGTCATCAACATCCTCTCCACGGCCCTGCTGATCGCCGTGGTCTACGCGGCGTTCCGCTCCCGCCGGGCCGTCGACCCGCTCACCGCCGAGGACGAGGAGAGGCTGCGCGCCCTGCTCGCCAAGGAGGGCGAGCGCGACTCGCTGGGCTACTTCGCGCTGCGCCGCGACAAGAGCGTCGTCTGGTCGCCGACCGGCAAGGCCGCGGTGACCTACCGGGTGGTGGGCGGGGTCTCGCTGGCCTCCGGCGACCCGATCGGCGACCCCGAGGCCTGGCCCGGCGCGATCGAGCCCTGGCTCACCGAGGCGCGGGCGCACGGCTGGCTGCCCGCGGTGATGGGCGCGAGCGAGGAGGCGGGCACCATCTACGCCCGGCACGGCCTCGACGCCCTCGAACTCGGCGACGAGGCCATCGTCGAGACCGCGGACTTCACCCTTGAGGGACGGGCGATGCGCACCGTCCGCCAGGCCTACAACCGCGTCAAGCGCGCCGGCTACACGGTCCGGATCCGCCGCCACGAGGACATCCCGGCCGACGAACTGACGTACCTCCTGAAGCGCGCCGACGACTGGCGCGACGGTGCCACCGAACGCGGCTTCTCCATGGCGCTCGGCCGGCTCGGCGATCCGGGCGACGGGCAGTGCATGATGCTCGAATGCGCGGACGCCGAGGGAGAGTTGAGGGCACTGCTGTCCTTCGTGCCGTGGGGCCCGCACGGACTGTCCCTCGATCTGATGCGCCGTGACCGCGACGCCGAGAACGGCCTGATGGAGTTCATGGTGATCGAACTCCTCCAGCGCGCGCCCGAGATGAGGATCACTCAGGTGTCACTCAACTTCGCCATGTTCCGCTCCGTCTTCGAACGCGGTGCGCGACTCGGCGCGGGCCCGGTGCTGCGTCTGTGGCGCGCACTGCTCAGCTTCTTCTCCCGGTGGTGGCAGATCGAATCGCTGTACCGGGCCAACGCCAAGTACCGGCCCATCTGGGAACCCCGTTTCCTGCTCTTCGAGAAGAGCGCCGACCTGCCGCGCATCGGCCTGGCCTCGGCCCGCGCCGAGGGCTTCCTCGAAGTGCCGGGGCTGCCGAAACGGCTGGCGCGCCGGTGAGGGAAGTGGCCCGCGCGGAGTGGGGCCCGCTCGTCACCGCCGTACGGGACGGGCTCGTCGCCCGACGGTGGCGGGCGATCCCGCTGACCCTGGCCGCGGTCTGCCTGACGGCGCTGTTCCAGTTCGTGCAGAACCAGTCCTGGGGCTACCGGATCGTGCAGGACATCGGCTCGGTCCGGGCCGCCGACCCGCTGCCGGTCGCCCTGCTGCGCACCCCGCTGTCGCTGTTCGTCCCCGCTCTGGAGCTGCCCGTGTGGGGCGCGCTCGTCCAGATCCTGGTGGTCTTCGGGATCGCGGAGATCTGTCTGGGCCGCCCGCGCACGCTGCTCATCGCGTACGCGGCGACGCTCGGCGGCACCCTGTACGCGCGCCTGGCCATCGCCGCCGGCTGGCTGCCCGCCTCCGACGCGCAGATCGTCGACACCGGCCCGTCGGCGGCCGTGGTCGGGCTCGCGGTGTACGTGTGCTGGCGCTACCGGGCCTGGTTCACCTGTGCGCTGGTCGTCGTCACGATGGTCGTCGAGTGCGTGCTCAAGCCGAACCTCGCGGGCTGGGAGCATCTGGCCGCGATCGCCGCCGTGCTCATCGTGTGCGGCGCGCGGTCGCTGGTTCGCGGAATCCGCCGACCAGGTCCTGGAAGCGCCGGCTGATCCGCAGCCAGCGCCGGTCGTGCTTGTAGGCCCGCAGGGTCGAGCGGGCCCGCGCGCGGGGCCTTCGGCGGTAGCAGCGGCGGGCCCAGGCGGAGTCGGGCCGGGCCAGCCGGACCGCGCCGTACCAGGCCACGAACGGCACCAGGACGCCGACGAGCGCCATCCGCAGTTTGCCCTTGACCAGCGTCACGAGGACGAACAGGAAGTTCAGGGTGAGCGAGACGATCAGGGCCGCCCGGTCGTGCTGCTCGTCCTGCGTCATGTCGTTGACCCCGAGCGGCGAGAACCCGCTGACCACCAGGCCGCCGAGGGCCGCCGCGAGCACCACCACCTCGACGCTCTGGCGCCCCTGATCGGTCCAGTAGACGTCGTCGAGGTGCAGGACGAGCGCGAACTCGTCGAGCACCAGGCCCGCCCCGATCCCGAACAGGACGGCGAAGAGGCACGCGCCGAAGCCGTGCCGGTCGCTGCCCACCGCGCCGAACCCGCCGACGACCATGAGCACGATGCCGGGCACCACGTGGTGGATGTGCAGGCCGCCCGGCGAGATGTCGCGGAACGGGCCGCGGCCCGCCCGGATCAGCCGGGTGATCGTACGGGTGATCAGGAACGTGGCGATGAACGTGACCAGCGCAAGGAGCACCGGCAGCTTCCCCGGTTCCGTGATGTTGCGGTGCCACCAGTCGCCCATGGGCCCATCCTGCGGGCGGCGGGCGGGCTCCGCCCGCCCGGTGGTCCGCCCCGGGTAATCTCCCCCGGTGTCCGCAACGAACCCCCGCGCCTCCCTCGCCGACGGCATACGTTTCGCCTTCGGCACCCTGACCGTGCTGCCCGTCCGGGTGACCCGCTGGGACCGTGCCGCGGCCCGCGCCGGAATGCTGTCCGCTCCGCTGGCGGGCCTGGTCGTCGGCCTGTGCGCGGCCGCGCTCGGGGTGGCGCTGTCCTTCCTCGGCGCGGGCGCCCCGCTCTGCGCGGTCGCCTCCGTCGCGGTGCCCGCCGTCCTCACCCGGGGTCTGCATCTGGACGGGCTCGCGGACGTCGCCGACGGGCTGGGCAGCGGCAAGCCGGCCGAGGACGCGCTGCGGATCATGAAGCAGTCGGACATCGGCCCGTTCGGCGTCGTGACGCTGGTACTGGCGCTGCTCGCGCAGGTCGCCGTGCTCGCGCAGCTGTACGCCGAGTCGTGGACGCGGGGGGCCTTGGCGGCGGCCGTGTGCGCGGTGACGGCCCGTCTCGCGCTGACCTTCGCGTCCCGGGCCGGGGTGCCGGCCGCCCGCCCTGAGGGGCTCGGCGCCGCCGTCGCCGAAACGGTGTCGGTACGGGGTGCGCTGATCGCCGGGGTCGTGGTCGTCGCGGTGGCCGCCGGTCTCTCCTTCCAGGGTGCCGGTGCTGTCGTACTGGGGTGCGGTGCGGGGGAGTTGATGCTGCGGCGGTGTGTGGGGCGGTTCGGTGGGGTGACCGGTGACGTGTTCGGCGCGGTCGCCGAGGTCGCCGGGACCGCGGCGCTGGTGGTCCTGGCCGTTTGAGGGTGCGCGGCGCCTTGTTCGTCCGCGGGCCGGTGGCCGCTTCTCGCGCAGTTCCCCGCGCCCCTGAAGCATGCGCTGCGCGCAGCTTCCCCGAGGAGATGCCGCACGCAGTGCGCATCTCAGGGGCGCGGGGAACTGCGCGACCAGGCCCCACCGGAGCCGCGGAACGGGTTTTGGACGACCCGGCGTAGGCTCGGGCGAGGGCCACACACCCCATGGGCGCGGCAACGATGCCGGCCCCACCGATGAAAGAGAGACCTCACCACCGTGACTGCTCTGACTCTCAGCACCGCCGCGGCCGCCGGCCTGCGCGCCGACGCGATCGTCGTCGGTATCGCGAAGGGTGCCGCCGGCCCGGTCGTCGCACCCGGCGCCGAGGCCGTCGACAAGGCGTACGACGGCAACCTCGCCTCCGTCCTGGAGACCCTCGGTGCCAGCGGCGCCGAGGGCGAGGTGACCAAGGTCCCCGCGCCCTCCGGGTTCAAGGCGCCGGTCGTGCTGGCGGTCGGTCTCGGCAGCGAGCCCGAGAAGGACGAGATCTTCGAGGCCGAGGCGCTGCGCCGCGCCGCCGGTGTCGCCTCCCGTGCGCTGAGCGGCTCCAAGAAGGCCGCGTTCGCGCTGCCCGTCCAGGACGCCGAGGACGCCGGTGCGATCGCGGAGGGCGCGCTGCTCGGCGCGTACTCCTTCGACGCCTACAAGGAGTCCGGCAAGGACCCGAAGAACGCCAAGGCGCCGCTCGCCGAGATCGCGATCCTCGGCGGCAAGCCGCGCGACAAGGCGTACAAGGCGGAGATCGAGCGCGCCCTCGCCCTCACCGAGGAGCTCAACCGCGCCCGCGACCTGATCAACACCCCGCCGAACGACCTGAACCCGGAGGCCTTCGCCGCCGTGGCCACGGCCGCCGGCAAGGAGCACGGCCTCAAGGTCCAGGTCCTGGACGTGAAGGCGCTGGAGAAGGGCGGCTACGGCGGCATCCTCGGCGTCGGCGCCGGTTCCGCCTCGGGCCCCCGCCTGGTGAAGATCTCCTACTCGGCCGGCCGCGGCAAGAAGCACCTCGCCTTCGTCGGCAAGGGCATCACGTACGACTCGGGCGGCATCTCGCTGAAGCCGGCCGGCCACAACGAGACGATGAAGTGCGACATGGCCGGCGCCGCCGCCGTGTTCGCCGCCGTCGTCACCGCGGCCCGCCTGAAGCTGGACGTCAACGTGACGGGCTGGCTGGCCCTCGCCGAGAACATGCCGTCCGGCTCCGCCACCCGCCCGGGTGACGTGCTGCGCATGTACTCCGGCAAGACCGTCGAGGTCCTGAACACCGACGCCGAGGGCCGTCTGGTCCTGGCCGACGCCATCGCCAAGGCCTCCGAGGAGACCCCGGACGCGATCGTCGACGTGGCGACGCTGACCGGCGCGATGGTGCTGGCGCTCGGCAACCGCACCTTCGGCATCATGGCCAACGACGACGCGTTCCGTACGTCGATCCACGAGGTCGCCGAGGAGGTCGGCGAGCCGGCCTGGCCGATGCCGCTCCCGGCCCACCTGGTCAAGGGCATGGACTCGCCGACCGCCGACATCGCCAACATGGGCGAGCGGATGGGCGGCGGCCTGGTCGCCGGTCTGTTCCTGAAGGAGTTCGTCGGCGAGGGCATCACGTGGGCCCACCTCGACATCGCGGGCCCGGCCTTCAACGAGGGCGGTCCGTTCGGTTACACGCCGAAGGGCGGCACCGGTTCCGCGGTCCGCACGCTGGTCCGGCTCGCCGAGCGCACCGCCGCGGGCGACCTCGGCTGAGGCGGAAGTCACTGGTGACAGCCCCGGGGGTCGACCCCCGGGGCTGTTCGCTTTCGACGAAATCCGCAGGAATGACGTCCTTGTCACTCGCGTTTCCGATGTAACAGGGGTCTCACCGCCCGGCCCGACGTCCCGCATGCCTTCGACAAGTGCGAGGATGGGGGGCGGCAGGACAGGGCCCCACCCGAGGGCCGAATCATCGAGCGGCCGAACACCAGCCGCCGCGCGGTCACTGGAGACCGGCGTACGG is a genomic window containing:
- a CDS encoding class I SAM-dependent methyltransferase; its protein translation is MPPTAQAVAERRPAYLTELARGTERFHEPRRPDCPWCGSTKLRTRLRTTDLLQHKPGTFTVDQCRACGHSFQNPRLTPEGLNFYYRDFYDGLRAGHAEKILGGHPSARRHRAAAHAMFRHIEPESWLDVGAGPCHFAAAAKEVLPYTAFDGLDIGDGVEEGRRAGRIEEAHRGFLTELAPRLAGRYDAMSMFHYLEHSLDPREELKAARRVLRPGGHLMIELPDPESRWATLLGKWWVSYFQPQHLHLIPLANLRTELAALGYTVVAVDRRTPHRPLDLTAACALFLGHWLPAADSPWRTKAPSDLQRGLRQALTCAGTPALVAAQAADRLLAPLAGRTGFSNAYRVVARRNPDPS
- a CDS encoding nicotinate-nucleotide--dimethylbenzimidazole phosphoribosyltransferase is translated as MSSLNLDDFTDLIERPDGGMRRDAEERRARFAVPPGGLGRLDELGEWLSAAQGAVPVRPVARPRVVLFAGDHGVAGLGVSKRAAGTAAELVREAVEGGSPGAVLARRLGVGVRIVDLSLDCEPDELPEAVENRRVRRGSGRIDTEDALTPEEAEQAFRTGMAVADEEADSGTDLVVLGDLSVGGTTAAATLVAALCGTDASVVTGRGGDPIDDLAWMRKCAAVRDALRRARPVLGDQLQLLAAVGGADLAAATGFLLQCAVRRTPVILDGVVSAACALVGQRVAFRAPDWWLAGQNSGEPAQAKALDRMAMEPMLDQGVKVGGAAGALLALPLVQAAAALAAELPEAEAPR
- a CDS encoding phosphatidylglycerol lysyltransferase domain-containing protein; the encoded protein is MGSARTSTLTSRRAASFTVWYLRIVTCINLLSAVWVSFGNDLRRHNSENYFTPYLLAAGFSSAVVAWFLAITMRRRKRAAWILNLVLSGLFLLLFALVMVFPEVRQYAQNWISLVLSAAFVVALVLGRREFYAKGDRSNAKLAAVVAVGGLLVTSLFATFLVTVTNEAHDPHRSTFLERWRYGTLRLISVATDDSRFPGITTPNWVNVVINILSTALLIAVVYAAFRSRRAVDPLTAEDEERLRALLAKEGERDSLGYFALRRDKSVVWSPTGKAAVTYRVVGGVSLASGDPIGDPEAWPGAIEPWLTEARAHGWLPAVMGASEEAGTIYARHGLDALELGDEAIVETADFTLEGRAMRTVRQAYNRVKRAGYTVRIRRHEDIPADELTYLLKRADDWRDGATERGFSMALGRLGDPGDGQCMMLECADAEGELRALLSFVPWGPHGLSLDLMRRDRDAENGLMEFMVIELLQRAPEMRITQVSLNFAMFRSVFERGARLGAGPVLRLWRALLSFFSRWWQIESLYRANAKYRPIWEPRFLLFEKSADLPRIGLASARAEGFLEVPGLPKRLARR
- the cobS gene encoding adenosylcobinamide-GDP ribazoletransferase codes for the protein MSATNPRASLADGIRFAFGTLTVLPVRVTRWDRAAARAGMLSAPLAGLVVGLCAAALGVALSFLGAGAPLCAVASVAVPAVLTRGLHLDGLADVADGLGSGKPAEDALRIMKQSDIGPFGVVTLVLALLAQVAVLAQLYAESWTRGALAAAVCAVTARLALTFASRAGVPAARPEGLGAAVAETVSVRGALIAGVVVVAVAAGLSFQGAGAVVLGCGAGELMLRRCVGRFGGVTGDVFGAVAEVAGTAALVVLAV
- a CDS encoding leucyl aminopeptidase — protein: MTALTLSTAAAAGLRADAIVVGIAKGAAGPVVAPGAEAVDKAYDGNLASVLETLGASGAEGEVTKVPAPSGFKAPVVLAVGLGSEPEKDEIFEAEALRRAAGVASRALSGSKKAAFALPVQDAEDAGAIAEGALLGAYSFDAYKESGKDPKNAKAPLAEIAILGGKPRDKAYKAEIERALALTEELNRARDLINTPPNDLNPEAFAAVATAAGKEHGLKVQVLDVKALEKGGYGGILGVGAGSASGPRLVKISYSAGRGKKHLAFVGKGITYDSGGISLKPAGHNETMKCDMAGAAAVFAAVVTAARLKLDVNVTGWLALAENMPSGSATRPGDVLRMYSGKTVEVLNTDAEGRLVLADAIAKASEETPDAIVDVATLTGAMVLALGNRTFGIMANDDAFRTSIHEVAEEVGEPAWPMPLPAHLVKGMDSPTADIANMGERMGGGLVAGLFLKEFVGEGITWAHLDIAGPAFNEGGPFGYTPKGGTGSAVRTLVRLAERTAAGDLG